From a region of the Rhipicephalus microplus isolate Deutch F79 chromosome X, USDA_Rmic, whole genome shotgun sequence genome:
- the LOC142777044 gene encoding uncharacterized protein LOC142777044, translating to MSKDAYNGLAQNLTEKMKRTLASDGVFSKNCLGMVTVKGTICVHCRYLRKSLLARKSKLKKKRVTHNLSYKLRMANQKTKRIASRLCTLAGQVRAMKEENSRLSDDTFLGRIKELPPKQQEAALHMFKAAKRKSVRGMRYSKEWILECLIMRMKGPKLYEDMRRQKVLVLPSKVTLQKYLGSYRTGFGFNAKVMSMLKQKASSMDAFKRHGGLIVDEMKLSENLSVSSSGHIQGFVDMGQFTPSSDKHKVADHGMVLMFVPFTGEWTQILASFATQGNMKGNLLSKVMLEAVILAEKAIC from the exons ATGAGCAAAGACGCTTATAACGGCCTTGCTCAGAACCTGACCGAGAAGATGAAGCGCACCCTCGCGAGTGACGGCGTGTTCAGCAAGAACTGTCTTGGAATGGTGACAGTCAAAG GAACCATCTGTGTTCATTGTCGCTATTTGCGAAAGTCGCTGCTGGCACGGAAGTCCAAGTTGAAGAAAAAACGTGTCACGCATAACTTGTCTTACAAGCTGCGAATGGCCAATCAGAAGACAAAGCGAATTGCTTCACGCTTGTGTACCCTGGCAGGCCAAGTACGAGCCATGAAAGAAGAAAACTCCAGGCTAAGTGATGACACTTTCCTTGGCCGAATTAAAGAACTCCCCCCAAAGCAGCAAGAGGCAGCTCTACACATGTTCAAGGCTGCGAAGAGGAAGAGTGTTAGAGGGATGAGGTACTCGAAGGAGTGGATTTTGGAATGCCTCATCATGCGTATGAAAGGGCCAAAGCTTTACGAGGATATGCGGAGGCAGAAAGTTCTTGTTTTGCCGAGCAAGGTTACTCTTCAGAAGTATCTCGGGTCGTACAGGACGGGATTTGGCTTTAATGCCAAAGTGATGAGCATGCTCAAGCAGAAAGCGTCTTCCATGGATGCCTTCAAAAGGCACGGAGGGCTCATCGTTGACGAAATGAAACTGTCCGAGAATCTCTCAGTCTCATCGTCAGGGCACATACAAGGCTTTGTGGACATGGGCCAGTTCACCCCCAGCAGTGACAAGCATAAAGTGGCTGACCATGGGATGGTCTTAATGTTTGTGCCGTTCACTGGCGAGTGGACCCAAATACTTGCTTCTTTTGCCACGCAGGGCAACATGAAAGGAAATTTGCTCTCGAAAGTGatgctggaggcagtgattctaGCGGAAAAGGCTATTTGTTGA